In Aureibaculum algae, the following are encoded in one genomic region:
- a CDS encoding PorP/SprF family type IX secretion system membrane protein, with protein MKKYIYTVMLFAFTIMANSQELKLSPYSQYLVENTFVISPAYAGIDDVHKLRLSGVAQWLGVENAPLTQQLSYDTRISENTGVGVILYNDRNGNTKQMGAQLSYAYHLILSEADDEYLSFGLSYKFNHFKIDTDKFDDGTGTGNNDPHVGASESTSNHNFEVGALYRIKNYFVGANASNILNKATKIFDNSEPVKLRNYYLFTGYTFLSDNDEYEYEPSLFFKYFEGDGRSVSDINFKARKLTDDGYYWAGINTRFLNDQGFKPLSVSPLLGLKKDKMYLGLGYQFNINESIQFGSYGTPLLVLGYDFDGGRYNTSWSSRK; from the coding sequence ATGAAAAAATATATTTATACCGTAATGTTATTTGCCTTTACTATTATGGCAAATTCACAAGAATTAAAATTATCACCCTATTCGCAATACTTAGTAGAGAATACCTTTGTTATTTCTCCAGCTTATGCAGGTATTGATGATGTGCATAAACTACGTTTAAGCGGTGTAGCTCAATGGTTAGGCGTGGAAAACGCACCTTTAACTCAACAGTTATCATATGATACAAGAATAAGTGAGAATACAGGTGTAGGGGTTATATTATATAATGACCGAAATGGTAATACCAAGCAAATGGGAGCTCAGCTGTCTTACGCTTATCATTTAATTTTATCTGAAGCCGATGATGAATATTTGTCATTTGGACTTTCTTATAAATTCAATCATTTTAAAATTGATACAGATAAATTTGATGATGGTACGGGTACAGGAAATAATGATCCGCATGTTGGAGCAAGTGAATCAACGTCAAACCATAATTTTGAAGTAGGAGCTTTATATAGAATTAAAAATTATTTTGTAGGTGCTAATGCATCTAATATACTAAATAAAGCTACAAAAATATTTGATAATTCAGAACCAGTTAAATTAAGAAATTATTATTTATTTACCGGTTATACATTTTTAAGTGATAACGACGAATATGAATATGAACCTTCTTTATTTTTCAAATATTTTGAGGGTGATGGACGTTCGGTTTCTGATATTAACTTTAAAGCTAGAAAATTAACAGATGATGGATATTATTGGGCAGGTATTAATACAAGGTTCTTAAATGATCAAGGTTTTAAGCCCTTATCAGTTTCCCCATTGTTAGGATTAAAAAAAGATAAAATGTATTTAGGTCTAGGGTACCAATTTAATATTAACGAATCTATACAATTTGGATCTTATGGAACACCATTATTAGTGTTAGGATATGATTTTGATGGAGGTAGATATAATACAAGTTGGAGTTCAAGAAAAT
- a CDS encoding T9SS type B sorting domain-containing protein yields MKSTQQTTQKCNFIYITLLLLVALLIFPLISSAQTTIPFEKRFESTGINGELTIIGNSILGETSDQPYNGTDRNNDIDMVFVDIDGDTNTFNSSSAKFTTGSCNRVVYAGLYWGAVGAPSTPAPNEVKFKIPGGAYQLITADITDVSKREDLDLVFYKDVTSIVTSITNPNGDYYVADLSTNVGTNNAAGWSLVIVYEDPSEPRKYISTFDGMSAVRNSPNNVVDFSYSGFTTPPSGPVEGKVGVAALEGDLGLYGDHMQFKADGKTSFTSLYDDANDINNFFSSNITHDGVVDTDRNLNSSNTLGWDQKILDFTPLNGGNVLIGNGETGATVRVTNNVGGDHIFTFLNTFSINIIEPVLQVLTSVEDTSNNPITYNSPVQLGETVWYNVNFKNIGTDDATSTVVTNTLPLNVTLDDTTFEFLDASGTPLAAGLITHTFNAATRQITFTIDDTLVLRNSASDSYNIRYQVTASDNCFDYTDACTNLLQNTISSSYGGVTSGENVSDQPGLIGVNGCGLPNVGSMDLYVDTSSCQFDSTEEYCNNTLTISGHDGYNVYEWVDQNGNDLGTGQTISINGPGVYTVTQTKIGCTITTRTITVLGLDVAFTPSDALCKDSEDGKVNVTITDDAATFTYELSQAGSVIATEGPTAAKSFDFTGLDIGDYSVKVTNTDGCFDVFNFTIGEPTLLQATNSVLDNIMPCNGNALSGRIDATGTGGTPPYQYSINNGTSYQDSNIFEVSTEGDHTITVKDANGCTTTTVANIDFDPEIEYTVEKQDVLCYGGSDGSININVSQNTSGNALSYSIDGGTTYQASSLFSGLVAGDYEIIIRKVKGVNTCETTESVTLSQLTFLEFTADAGFKCEGSENQIITAVATEYENEVEFSLDGGSYQTSNIFEDVANGEHTVRVRNTSTGCTDEPVVVLVEAYTPVSFNVDNSANSLVEYVVNATNGEPEYQYAMLKNTDKLISPEVKDEDFGSVNVFTVSGAGFYTFYVKDNKGCVVSEIIEVKDIEIPNFFTPDGDGINDTWYPRNIAIYPNITVKIFDRYQRLIQEYKGIQQSWNGVYKGKLLPSGDYWYIIKLNAANDKREFKGNFTLYR; encoded by the coding sequence ATGAAATCAACCCAACAAACTACACAAAAGTGTAATTTTATTTACATCACGCTTTTATTATTAGTGGCACTTTTAATATTTCCTTTAATCTCCAGTGCTCAAACTACAATTCCATTTGAAAAGAGATTTGAATCTACTGGAATAAATGGAGAATTAACAATTATCGGAAATTCCATTTTAGGAGAAACTAGTGATCAACCTTACAATGGTACAGATCGTAACAATGATATTGATATGGTTTTTGTTGATATTGATGGTGATACTAATACTTTTAATTCAAGTAGTGCTAAATTTACAACAGGTTCTTGTAACCGAGTTGTTTATGCTGGTTTATATTGGGGTGCAGTGGGAGCTCCTTCAACTCCGGCTCCTAATGAAGTTAAATTTAAAATACCTGGAGGTGCCTATCAGCTAATAACAGCCGATATAACAGACGTCTCTAAAAGAGAAGATTTAGATTTAGTGTTCTATAAAGATGTTACAAGTATTGTAACTTCTATTACCAACCCTAATGGAGATTACTATGTAGCTGACTTAAGTACAAATGTTGGTACAAATAATGCCGCAGGTTGGTCTTTAGTTATTGTATATGAAGATCCATCTGAGCCACGAAAGTACATCAGTACGTTTGATGGTATGTCTGCGGTTAGAAATTCACCAAACAACGTAGTTGATTTTAGTTATTCAGGTTTTACAACTCCACCATCAGGTCCTGTTGAGGGTAAAGTGGGGGTTGCAGCCTTAGAAGGAGATTTAGGTTTGTATGGTGATCATATGCAGTTTAAGGCAGATGGAAAAACTAGTTTTACTTCATTATATGATGATGCAAATGATATCAATAATTTTTTCAGTAGTAATATTACTCATGATGGAGTTGTAGACACCGATAGAAATTTAAATAGTTCTAACACGTTAGGATGGGATCAGAAAATATTAGATTTCACACCATTAAATGGGGGTAATGTGCTAATTGGAAATGGTGAAACTGGAGCAACTGTACGGGTAACAAATAATGTAGGTGGAGATCATATCTTTACTTTTTTAAATACTTTTTCAATAAATATAATTGAGCCTGTATTACAAGTACTAACTAGTGTTGAAGATACTTCTAACAATCCAATAACCTATAATTCACCAGTACAACTAGGTGAAACAGTTTGGTATAATGTTAATTTTAAAAATATTGGTACTGATGATGCTACAAGCACGGTGGTGACTAACACGTTACCTCTAAATGTAACTTTAGATGATACTACATTTGAATTTTTAGATGCATCAGGCACACCATTGGCCGCTGGTTTAATTACACATACATTTAATGCTGCTACCAGACAAATAACGTTTACTATTGATGATACACTAGTCTTAAGAAATAGTGCTTCAGATTCATATAATATAAGATATCAAGTAACTGCTTCTGATAATTGTTTTGATTATACAGATGCATGTACTAATTTATTACAAAATACAATCAGCTCATCATATGGAGGGGTAACTTCTGGTGAAAATGTTTCAGATCAACCAGGTTTAATAGGAGTTAATGGCTGTGGATTGCCAAATGTTGGTTCTATGGATTTATATGTAGATACTAGTTCTTGTCAATTTGATAGTACTGAAGAGTATTGTAATAATACGTTAACAATTTCTGGTCATGATGGTTATAATGTTTATGAATGGGTAGACCAGAATGGTAATGATTTAGGTACCGGTCAAACGATTTCAATTAATGGACCTGGTGTTTATACTGTTACACAAACAAAAATAGGTTGTACGATAACTACTCGAACAATAACAGTTCTTGGTTTAGATGTTGCATTCACTCCTTCTGATGCCTTATGTAAGGATAGTGAAGATGGTAAGGTTAATGTTACTATAACTGATGATGCAGCTACTTTTACTTATGAATTATCACAAGCTGGTAGTGTTATTGCAACGGAAGGGCCTACAGCAGCGAAATCATTTGATTTTACAGGATTAGATATTGGAGACTATTCAGTTAAAGTTACGAACACTGATGGTTGTTTTGATGTATTCAACTTTACCATTGGTGAACCAACTTTATTACAAGCTACGAATAGTGTTTTAGATAATATTATGCCGTGTAATGGTAATGCCCTAAGCGGAAGAATAGATGCTACGGGAACAGGAGGTACGCCACCGTATCAATATAGTATCAATAATGGTACAAGTTATCAAGATTCTAACATTTTCGAAGTTTCTACAGAAGGAGATCATACGATCACAGTAAAAGATGCGAATGGTTGTACAACAACAACTGTTGCTAACATTGATTTTGATCCAGAAATTGAATACACTGTTGAAAAACAAGATGTATTATGTTATGGAGGTAGTGATGGTTCTATTAACATTAATGTAAGTCAGAACACATCAGGTAATGCATTATCCTATAGTATTGATGGAGGAACAACTTATCAAGCGTCCTCTTTATTTAGTGGATTGGTTGCTGGAGATTACGAAATTATAATACGTAAAGTAAAAGGTGTAAATACTTGTGAAACTACGGAGTCAGTTACTTTAAGTCAATTAACATTTTTAGAATTTACTGCTGACGCAGGATTTAAATGTGAAGGTTCTGAAAATCAAATTATAACAGCTGTAGCAACGGAATACGAAAATGAAGTTGAATTCAGTTTAGATGGTGGTTCATATCAAACATCAAATATTTTTGAAGATGTAGCAAATGGTGAGCATACAGTTAGAGTTAGAAACACAAGTACTGGTTGTACTGATGAGCCTGTTGTAGTTCTTGTTGAAGCATATACGCCTGTGAGTTTTAATGTAGACAACTCAGCAAATTCTTTAGTTGAATATGTTGTTAATGCGACAAACGGTGAGCCTGAATATCAATATGCAATGCTTAAGAATACTGATAAATTAATATCACCAGAGGTTAAAGATGAAGACTTTGGAAGTGTTAATGTATTTACAGTATCTGGAGCTGGTTTTTACACTTTCTATGTAAAAGATAATAAAGGGTGTGTTGTATCGGAAATTATTGAGGTAAAAGATATTGAAATTCCAAACTTCTTTACACCGGATGGTGATGGTATAAATGATACATGGTATCCTAGAAACATTGCAATATATCCGAATATAACGGTAAAGATATTTGATAGATACCAACGATTAATTCAGGAGTATAAAGGAATTCAACAGTCATGGAATGGCGTTTATAAAGGTAAATTATTACCATCGGGTGACTATTGGTATATCATTAAACTTAATGCGGCAAATGACAAAAGAGAGTTTAAAGGCAACTTTACCTTATATAGATAA
- a CDS encoding DNA topoisomerase IV subunit B, with the protein MSEQTKYTEDNIRSLDWKEHIRMRPGMYIGKLGDGSSADDGIYILIKEVIDNSIDEYVMGAGKTIEISVKDKVVTVRDYGRGIPLGKVVDVVSKMNTGGKYDSRAFKKSVGLNGVGTKAVNALSSHFKVQSVRDNKSKIAEFEQGNLTLDDKIQDSSLRKGTKVSFTPDEIIFNNYKYRNEYIIKMIKNYVYLNTGLTILFNGEKYYSENGLKDLLEENIAEEDMVYPIIHLQGDDIEIALTHSKSQYSEEFHSFVNGQHTTQGGTHQNAFREAVVKTVRDFFGKNYEASDVRKSVVSAISVKVMEPVFESQTKTKLGSTEMGGKLPTVRTFILDFVKRNLDNYLHKNPATAEQMQKKILQAERERKDLSGIRKLARDRAKKANLHNKKLRDCRVHLGDMKKDNRLDSTLFITEGDSASGSITKSRNVNTQAVFSLRGKPLNSFGMSKKIVYENEEFNLLQAALNIEDGIENLRYNNIVIATDADVDGMHIRLLLITFFLQFFPELIKEGHLFILDTPLFRVRDKKETFYCYSETEKQNAIKKLRGKPEMTRFKGLGEISPDEFANFIGDSIRLDPVMLDKEMSIEQLLTFYMGKNTPDRQKFIINNLKVELDLVEEV; encoded by the coding sequence ATGTCAGAACAAACCAAATATACTGAAGATAATATTAGATCACTAGATTGGAAAGAGCATATCCGTATGCGTCCGGGTATGTATATTGGTAAATTAGGTGATGGCTCTTCGGCTGATGATGGTATTTACATCCTTATAAAAGAGGTCATTGACAATTCTATTGATGAATATGTAATGGGTGCTGGAAAAACCATAGAAATTTCTGTGAAAGACAAAGTGGTGACTGTAAGAGATTATGGTCGTGGTATTCCGCTTGGTAAGGTGGTTGATGTAGTATCTAAAATGAATACGGGTGGCAAGTACGATTCTAGAGCTTTTAAAAAATCAGTGGGTCTAAATGGAGTGGGTACAAAAGCAGTAAATGCGTTATCATCTCACTTTAAAGTGCAATCGGTTCGTGACAATAAGTCGAAAATTGCTGAATTTGAACAAGGAAACTTGACTTTAGATGATAAAATTCAAGATTCTTCTTTACGAAAAGGTACTAAAGTCAGTTTTACACCTGACGAAATTATTTTTAACAATTACAAATACAGAAACGAGTATATCATAAAAATGATTAAAAATTATGTCTATCTCAATACGGGATTGACGATACTTTTTAATGGTGAAAAATATTATTCTGAAAATGGCTTAAAAGATTTATTGGAAGAAAATATTGCTGAAGAAGATATGGTTTACCCAATCATACATTTACAAGGTGATGATATAGAAATTGCTTTAACCCATAGTAAATCGCAATACAGTGAAGAATTTCACTCTTTTGTAAATGGGCAACACACCACACAGGGTGGTACACACCAAAATGCCTTTAGAGAAGCGGTTGTAAAAACGGTTCGTGATTTTTTTGGAAAGAACTATGAGGCATCAGATGTTAGAAAATCAGTAGTCTCTGCCATTAGCGTAAAGGTAATGGAACCTGTTTTTGAGAGTCAAACCAAAACAAAATTGGGATCCACAGAAATGGGTGGAAAATTACCCACAGTACGGACTTTTATACTTGATTTTGTAAAGCGAAACCTTGACAATTATTTGCACAAAAATCCAGCTACGGCTGAACAAATGCAAAAGAAAATCTTACAAGCAGAACGTGAGCGTAAAGATTTGTCTGGAATTAGAAAACTAGCCAGAGACCGAGCCAAGAAAGCTAATTTACACAATAAGAAATTACGAGATTGCCGTGTACATTTAGGTGATATGAAAAAAGACAATCGTTTGGATAGTACTTTGTTTATTACGGAGGGAGATTCAGCGAGTGGTTCTATTACTAAATCTAGAAATGTAAATACGCAGGCAGTATTTAGTTTAAGAGGTAAGCCTCTGAATTCCTTCGGTATGAGCAAAAAAATTGTTTATGAAAATGAAGAATTCAATTTATTACAGGCGGCTTTAAATATTGAAGATGGAATAGAGAATTTAAGATATAATAACATTGTAATTGCTACTGATGCGGATGTTGATGGTATGCATATTCGATTATTATTGATTACTTTTTTCTTACAGTTTTTTCCAGAATTGATAAAAGAAGGTCATTTATTCATTTTAGATACGCCACTCTTTAGGGTGAGAGACAAAAAAGAAACCTTTTATTGTTATTCAGAAACGGAAAAACAAAATGCTATTAAAAAATTAAGAGGTAAGCCAGAAATGACAAGGTTTAAAGGATTGGGAGAGATATCACCTGACGAATTTGCAAACTTCATTGGAGATAGTATTCGCTTAGACCCTGTTATGCTTGACAAAGAAATGTCTATAGAACAATTGTTGACTTTTTATATGGGTAAAAACACCCCAGACCGTCAAAAATTTATAATTAATAATCTAAAAGTTGAACTTGATTTAGTTGAAGAAGTATAA
- a CDS encoding CDP-alcohol phosphatidyltransferase family protein, translated as MVIKKHIPNIITLLNLFSGVIAVLFAANNDLVTAAIFVLLGIFFDFFDGLAARLLNVQSELGLQLDSLADVVTSGVVPGIVMFQLILSSLNHDSFEVSMFEKTESLNWIGFKIHTVQLLPFVGIILTLAAAYRLAKFNLDDRQTSSFIGLPTPAMALFVLSLPVILAFGNNDFIFNLVSNPYFLIVVTLLFSFLMNTEIPLFSLKFKNFSLSNNYIELSFLVISTVLVVFFYIYAIPLIIVLYVLLSIVKNSIKNN; from the coding sequence ATCGTCATTAAAAAACATATTCCAAATATTATAACATTATTAAACTTGTTTTCTGGTGTCATTGCTGTGCTATTTGCCGCAAATAATGACTTAGTAACTGCAGCCATTTTTGTGTTGCTGGGTATCTTTTTTGACTTTTTTGATGGCTTGGCGGCACGATTATTAAATGTTCAGAGTGAATTAGGTTTGCAATTAGATTCCTTAGCCGATGTTGTAACAAGTGGAGTAGTGCCAGGTATTGTAATGTTTCAGTTGATTTTAAGTTCTTTAAATCATGATTCGTTTGAAGTCTCGATGTTTGAGAAAACGGAATCTTTAAATTGGATTGGTTTTAAAATTCACACAGTACAACTCTTACCATTTGTAGGAATAATTTTAACATTGGCAGCAGCCTATAGATTGGCGAAATTTAATTTGGATGATCGTCAAACTTCTTCGTTTATAGGGTTACCAACTCCGGCTATGGCTTTATTCGTTCTCAGCCTACCTGTAATTTTAGCTTTTGGTAATAATGATTTTATTTTTAATCTTGTATCAAATCCCTATTTTTTAATTGTTGTTACCCTTCTCTTTAGTTTTTTAATGAATACGGAAATTCCACTTTTCTCTTTAAAATTTAAAAACTTTTCTTTAAGCAATAATTATATAGAACTTTCCTTTTTGGTAATTTCTACAGTACTCGTAGTGTTCTTTTACATCTACGCAATCCCTTTAATAATAGTATTATACGTATTGTTATCTATTGTAAAAAACAGTATAAAAAACAATTAA
- a CDS encoding DNA gyrase/topoisomerase IV subunit A: MQEEEEIQPENNQENLSDETITKVSGMYKDWFLDYASYVILERAVPAIDDGLKPVQRRIMQSMKDLDDGRYNKVANLVGHTMQYHPHGDASIADAMVQLGQKELLIDMQGNWGNILTGDRAAASRYIEARLSKFALEVVFNPKTTEWQASYDGRRKEPIDLPVKFPLLLAQGAEGIAVGLSTKILPHNFNELIDASIKHLKGKSFVLLPDFLTGGIADVTNYNEGKRGGKVRVRSKISQFDKNTLVINEIPFGTTTSSLIDSVLKANDKGKIKIKKIEDNTAATVEILVHLPNGVSPDKTIDALYAFTNCEVSISPLCCIIENNKPIFIGVNEMLRKSTDHTVALLKQELEIQLQELEEQWHFASLERIFIENRIYRDIEEEETWKGVIAAIDKGLKPHTKHLKRKVTEEDIVRLTEIRIKKISKFDIDKAKQFIESLEEKIAEVKHHLANLIVFAIDYFKNLKEKYGKDKDRKTEIRIFEDIVATKVAMKNAKLYVNRKEGFFGTSLRKDEFVADCADIDDIIVFLEDGRMVVSKIDSKTFVGKNIIHIAVFKKKDKRTVYNMIYRDGKAGPTYMKRFSVTSITRDKDYDLTAGNKGSSVLYFSANPNGEAEVVMVYLRALGNVKKLKWEIDFADLAIKGRGSKGNTVTKHAVKKIELKERGISTLKPRKIWFDDTVQRLNVENRGDLLGEFTAEDRLLIITQSGTVKTIMPELSAHFDDDMIILEKWIPNKPISAIHYDGEKERYYVKRFMIDNPNKEEIFISEHPKSQLEIVATDFRPIAEVIFSKRALENETVNFEEFIAVKGIKAIGNQLTTDKIKQVNLLEPLPYIEPEVNTVDVVEEVEIDNTKPESKPEVNNDEDASEDDDGQITLF; this comes from the coding sequence ATGCAAGAAGAAGAAGAAATCCAACCCGAAAATAATCAAGAAAACCTTTCAGACGAGACCATAACTAAGGTCTCAGGCATGTATAAAGATTGGTTTTTAGACTATGCCTCATATGTAATATTAGAACGTGCAGTACCAGCCATTGATGATGGTTTAAAACCTGTACAGCGGCGAATTATGCAGTCTATGAAAGATTTAGACGACGGTCGTTACAACAAAGTTGCCAATTTAGTGGGTCACACCATGCAGTACCATCCGCATGGAGATGCTAGTATTGCTGATGCCATGGTACAACTTGGCCAAAAAGAATTACTTATTGATATGCAGGGAAACTGGGGTAATATCCTTACTGGGGATAGAGCTGCAGCTTCGAGATATATAGAAGCTAGGTTATCCAAATTTGCCTTAGAAGTTGTTTTTAATCCGAAAACTACGGAGTGGCAAGCGTCGTACGATGGTCGTCGTAAGGAACCCATAGATTTACCTGTTAAATTCCCTTTATTATTAGCTCAAGGTGCTGAAGGTATCGCCGTTGGTTTATCTACAAAAATACTACCGCATAATTTTAATGAACTTATTGATGCCTCTATAAAGCATCTCAAAGGAAAAAGCTTCGTACTTCTTCCTGATTTTTTAACAGGAGGTATTGCGGATGTTACAAACTATAACGAAGGCAAACGAGGAGGCAAAGTTAGGGTACGTTCAAAAATATCTCAATTTGACAAAAACACACTAGTTATCAATGAGATACCTTTTGGAACCACAACCTCTTCTTTAATTGACTCTGTACTTAAAGCTAACGACAAAGGCAAAATAAAAATAAAGAAAATAGAAGATAATACCGCTGCTACAGTTGAAATATTAGTGCATTTACCAAATGGCGTTTCGCCAGATAAAACGATTGATGCCCTCTATGCTTTTACCAATTGCGAGGTTTCTATTTCACCACTGTGCTGTATTATTGAAAATAATAAACCGATTTTTATCGGGGTTAATGAAATGCTACGTAAATCTACCGATCACACGGTAGCATTATTAAAACAAGAGCTTGAAATTCAACTTCAAGAATTAGAAGAACAGTGGCATTTTGCTTCATTAGAACGCATTTTTATTGAAAACAGGATTTATCGCGACATTGAAGAAGAAGAAACTTGGAAAGGCGTTATTGCCGCTATTGACAAAGGTTTAAAACCACATACAAAACATTTAAAACGAAAGGTTACTGAAGAAGATATTGTTCGTTTAACGGAAATAAGAATTAAAAAAATATCAAAATTTGATATTGACAAAGCTAAACAGTTTATAGAAAGTCTTGAAGAAAAAATTGCTGAAGTAAAACATCATTTAGCAAATTTAATAGTATTTGCTATTGATTACTTTAAAAACTTAAAGGAAAAATACGGTAAAGACAAAGATAGAAAAACTGAAATTAGAATCTTTGAAGACATTGTAGCCACTAAGGTTGCCATGAAAAATGCTAAACTTTATGTCAACCGGAAAGAAGGGTTTTTCGGAACATCTTTACGTAAAGATGAATTTGTAGCCGATTGTGCAGACATCGATGACATTATTGTTTTTCTTGAAGATGGTAGAATGGTCGTTTCAAAAATAGATTCCAAAACTTTTGTCGGTAAAAATATTATACATATTGCTGTTTTTAAGAAAAAAGACAAGCGTACGGTTTACAATATGATTTATCGTGATGGAAAGGCTGGCCCAACGTATATGAAACGCTTTTCTGTAACCAGTATCACCAGAGATAAAGATTATGATCTAACTGCGGGCAACAAAGGCTCTAGTGTGCTCTATTTCTCTGCAAATCCAAATGGTGAAGCAGAAGTGGTAATGGTTTATTTAAGAGCTTTAGGCAATGTAAAAAAATTAAAATGGGAAATTGATTTTGCAGATTTAGCAATAAAAGGTCGTGGTAGTAAAGGGAATACTGTTACAAAACATGCTGTTAAAAAAATAGAACTTAAAGAAAGAGGAATCTCTACACTTAAACCACGTAAAATTTGGTTTGACGATACCGTACAAAGGCTGAATGTTGAAAACAGAGGTGATTTATTAGGTGAATTTACGGCTGAAGATCGTTTGCTAATTATCACACAATCGGGAACAGTAAAAACGATAATGCCTGAACTTTCTGCTCATTTTGATGATGACATGATTATTCTAGAAAAATGGATTCCAAATAAACCTATTTCTGCAATTCATTATGATGGCGAAAAAGAACGTTATTATGTCAAGCGTTTTATGATTGACAATCCTAACAAGGAGGAAATATTCATTTCTGAACATCCAAAATCGCAACTTGAAATTGTAGCCACTGATTTCAGACCTATCGCCGAAGTTATTTTCTCTAAACGTGCTTTAGAAAACGAAACAGTTAACTTTGAAGAATTTATTGCAGTAAAAGGCATTAAGGCGATTGGAAATCAACTAACTACAGATAAAATAAAACAAGTAAACCTACTTGAACCTCTTCCTTATATAGAACCAGAGGTAAACACAGTTGATGTAGTTGAGGAAGTAGAAATAGACAACACTAAACCTGAATCAAAACCAGAAGTTAATAACGATGAAGACGCCTCTGAAGATGATGATGGACAAATCACATTGTTTTAG